A window of the Desulfobacula toluolica Tol2 genome harbors these coding sequences:
- a CDS encoding TAXI family TRAP transporter solute-binding subunit, with protein MKVNLLKHFFKSSSFLLFMFFMTCCVTIQSTYVFANENPIKLSISGGTAGGAWSAVTEGIAEVLRKKLPAGSTVSTTTGTDATNPLRINKGVSDFAIGVSSTVLSASKGEKPFKKICPNIRAITSLFDEPFQFVILKKTGITSFEDIKVKHFPLKHSPNKNGSFMEILCEAMFKLYGYDYQEIRKWKGNIYYNSYSQSINLLRGGTLYSLSGCSPVPTTKFMELSSTHDITILPLSDEIINSLNNKYRTTKTIIPSSAYKFLDTDIKTVASRNIFMCRADLDESVVYNIVKAIHENINYLETVHIAMKDLNPKFMSDTGGVQLHPGAKKYYREIGAID; from the coding sequence ATGAAAGTCAATCTTTTGAAACATTTTTTTAAATCATCGAGTTTCCTTTTATTTATGTTTTTCATGACATGTTGTGTTACAATTCAATCTACTTATGTTTTCGCAAATGAAAATCCAATAAAATTATCCATCAGTGGGGGAACTGCTGGAGGAGCATGGTCAGCTGTAACAGAAGGTATTGCGGAAGTTCTAAGAAAAAAATTGCCGGCGGGCTCTACAGTTTCTACAACGACCGGTACGGATGCAACAAATCCCTTACGAATAAATAAAGGGGTTTCTGATTTTGCCATCGGAGTATCATCCACTGTCCTGAGTGCTTCTAAAGGTGAAAAGCCTTTTAAAAAAATATGCCCCAACATTAGAGCAATCACCAGCCTCTTCGATGAGCCCTTTCAATTTGTTATTCTTAAAAAAACAGGGATAACAAGCTTTGAAGATATCAAGGTAAAACATTTTCCTCTTAAACATTCTCCAAATAAAAATGGGTCGTTTATGGAAATTTTATGCGAGGCTATGTTCAAACTTTACGGTTATGATTATCAAGAAATCAGGAAGTGGAAAGGCAATATTTATTATAACAGCTACAGTCAATCAATAAATTTGTTAAGAGGAGGCACACTATACTCTTTAAGTGGTTGCAGTCCTGTTCCTACCACAAAATTTATGGAACTATCTAGTACTCATGACATAACCATACTTCCTCTGAGTGACGAGATAATTAATTCATTAAACAACAAATATCGCACTACAAAAACAATTATTCCATCGAGCGCCTATAAATTTCTTGATACGGATATAAAGACGGTTGCTTCAAGAAATATTTTCATGTGCAGAGCCGATCTCGATGAATCAGTTGTCTACAATATTGTTAAGGCGATCCATGAAAATATTAATTATTTGGAAACTGTTCATATCGCAATGAAGGATTTAAATCCGAAATTTATGTCAGATACAGGAGGCGTTCAACTACACCCTGGTGCAAAAAAATATTACAGGGAAATAGGAGCGATAGATTAA
- a CDS encoding class I adenylate-forming enzyme family protein: protein MSEEIPKKMKLNEPEPKYESWHSIIENNAKNLGHKIFIESLDQNKKISFHKMNEYCNKVANFLKSQKLLKSDKVALIGKNSIENMIIYFGVLKYGAILLPIFSEESQDNLHRILRLAQIKLVLYDSDLNLDKKNGPPVQWISFSEFFENDSAECEFSEHLKDQSVTFNDHLGDRNDIAEIVYTSGTTELPKGIFISRDVLFYMVEEISKRTGITEKDCVLEYRAYNWLSSQLLTILTSMMKGNSLFFGKKFSLSNFPNWLKENNITVSSGVPAVLSMMVNKPVSLCKEDVPNLRFITSSSAPLPMETQLKFEEMYGIPIVQGMGMSEAGWMLFNPPERKKRGSVGLPLKYKEVFFVKNNGLRCEPGEIGEMRIKGKTMGLSYLNGDGSIEEFSKEGFATGDLGFMDEEGYIYIKGRKKELIIRGGINISPLEITACLLTHPEISEAATIGIPDKIYGEEVFSFVVLKNGSKADEADIIAYCKTTLPDFKIPKNILFIPEIPKTQRGKIAKKDLLKLFEEYMN from the coding sequence ATGAGTGAGGAGATTCCTAAAAAAATGAAATTAAACGAGCCTGAGCCTAAATATGAAAGCTGGCACAGTATAATTGAAAATAACGCCAAGAATTTAGGTCACAAAATTTTTATCGAAAGTTTAGATCAAAATAAGAAAATAAGCTTTCATAAAATGAATGAATATTGCAACAAAGTAGCCAATTTTTTAAAAAGCCAAAAATTGTTGAAAAGCGATAAAGTCGCGTTGATCGGTAAAAACTCGATAGAAAATATGATTATCTATTTTGGCGTATTAAAATATGGAGCTATCCTCCTTCCCATTTTTTCAGAAGAGAGCCAAGATAATCTCCACCGAATTTTACGCCTCGCACAGATAAAGCTCGTTCTTTACGATAGTGACTTGAATCTTGATAAGAAAAACGGCCCCCCCGTACAATGGATTTCTTTTTCTGAATTTTTCGAAAATGATTCTGCAGAATGCGAGTTTTCTGAGCATTTAAAAGACCAATCCGTTACATTTAACGATCATCTCGGAGATAGAAATGATATTGCTGAGATTGTATACACTTCAGGCACCACAGAACTGCCTAAAGGCATTTTTATTTCTCGGGATGTATTGTTTTACATGGTGGAAGAAATATCGAAAAGAACAGGAATTACTGAAAAAGATTGTGTTTTAGAATACAGGGCATACAATTGGCTTTCTTCACAGCTCCTGACCATTCTTACAAGTATGATGAAGGGCAATTCCCTATTTTTCGGGAAGAAATTCTCACTGAGCAATTTTCCGAATTGGCTGAAAGAAAACAACATCACCGTTTCATCGGGCGTGCCAGCAGTTTTGAGTATGATGGTAAACAAGCCAGTGTCTTTGTGCAAGGAGGATGTGCCTAATTTGCGATTCATCACATCCAGTTCTGCCCCGCTGCCTATGGAAACGCAGCTCAAGTTTGAAGAAATGTACGGGATCCCCATAGTGCAGGGAATGGGCATGAGTGAAGCAGGATGGATGCTTTTTAATCCTCCAGAGAGAAAGAAAAGAGGCTCCGTCGGTTTGCCTCTCAAATACAAAGAAGTCTTCTTTGTAAAGAACAATGGCCTCAGGTGCGAACCAGGTGAAATTGGTGAAATGAGGATAAAAGGAAAGACGATGGGCTTAAGCTATCTTAATGGAGATGGCAGCATTGAAGAATTTTCTAAAGAAGGTTTTGCTACTGGAGATCTTGGTTTCATGGATGAGGAAGGTTATATTTATATCAAGGGACGAAAAAAAGAACTGATTATACGAGGTGGTATAAATATATCTCCTTTGGAAATCACTGCCTGCCTACTGACTCATCCGGAAATAAGTGAAGCAGCAACCATCGGAATCCCGGATAAAATCTATGGTGAAGAGGTTTTTTCCTTTGTGGTTCTCAAAAACGGTTCAAAGGCAGACGAAGCTGATATTATCGCTTACTGTAAAACAACATTACCCGACTTTAAAATTCCGAAAAACATACTATTTATCCCTGAAATTCCAAAAACGCAAAGAGGAAAAATAGCAAAAAAGGATCTTCTGAAATTATTTGAGGAATATATGAATTGA
- a CDS encoding UbiD family decarboxylase produces MLKTNNNQSKDLRGALEWLKSEGLLLETDVEVNPDLEITALEKHLDGSLPMLFNNVKNYPHLRAVTNLFGNTSVMNKMFGWENDTERTKDISYALTHPLPPIEIDQDEAPVQEFVITDDLDVNKWLLAIKHTPLEDEFTIGSGQSVVVGKYFKEGSHVGYNRMSFRWGNVGTFQAAPGSHMWQLQVEHYNKPEGIPITMCFGIPPAANLMAGSGFDYVILPKGCDELGIAGALQGEPLRIVKCRTVDAYALADAEVVLEGYLKPKDRRWETTEAEKQGLQGKAWFHPEWAGYQGKAYKTSTFHVTAITMRKPESKPIIFPLGVHTMDDSNIDTTVREAAIYELCERLQPGIVQDVSIPYCFTDWGGCVIQVKKRSIIEEGWQRNFLTAIMSCNQGMRIAIAIDTDVDINSMEDIMWAVTTRVNPKTDIISPVPGGIGQTFMPAERMTAGEKDWTASNTRFEGGMAIDATIPFGYEEDFHRPTYAVDKVLIKNFFSDEQIKKGESFMSGWVKILSKTGQ; encoded by the coding sequence ATGCTAAAAACAAACAATAATCAAAGTAAAGATCTGCGTGGAGCACTTGAATGGTTGAAATCCGAAGGGCTTTTGTTGGAAACTGATGTAGAAGTGAACCCGGATTTAGAAATTACCGCTCTGGAAAAGCATCTCGACGGAAGTCTGCCAATGCTTTTCAATAATGTTAAGAATTATCCCCATCTTAGAGCGGTTACAAATCTTTTCGGAAATACATCCGTTATGAATAAAATGTTTGGGTGGGAGAACGATACTGAGAGGACAAAAGATATTTCATATGCTCTTACCCATCCATTGCCTCCAATCGAAATCGATCAGGATGAGGCACCGGTACAAGAATTCGTCATAACAGATGATTTGGATGTTAACAAATGGTTGTTAGCGATAAAGCATACCCCTTTGGAAGATGAGTTTACTATTGGCAGCGGACAAAGCGTGGTCGTTGGGAAATATTTTAAGGAAGGATCCCATGTGGGGTATAATCGAATGAGTTTTCGATGGGGAAATGTGGGGACTTTTCAGGCAGCTCCAGGCTCTCATATGTGGCAATTGCAGGTTGAACACTATAATAAACCGGAAGGGATACCTATTACCATGTGCTTTGGAATCCCACCGGCAGCCAATTTAATGGCAGGCTCAGGGTTTGATTATGTCATTCTCCCAAAAGGATGTGACGAATTGGGGATTGCAGGTGCACTTCAAGGAGAACCACTTAGAATCGTCAAATGTCGTACTGTTGATGCCTATGCGCTTGCAGATGCCGAAGTGGTCCTTGAAGGTTATTTAAAACCAAAAGACCGGCGTTGGGAAACAACCGAGGCAGAGAAACAGGGCCTTCAAGGAAAGGCATGGTTTCACCCAGAGTGGGCAGGATACCAAGGGAAGGCTTACAAAACATCAACGTTTCATGTCACGGCAATAACTATGCGAAAACCAGAATCGAAACCAATCATATTCCCCCTTGGTGTTCATACTATGGATGACAGCAATATTGATACGACGGTCAGAGAGGCTGCAATCTATGAACTTTGTGAACGGCTTCAACCTGGTATAGTTCAGGATGTTAGCATACCTTATTGTTTTACCGACTGGGGAGGATGCGTCATTCAAGTTAAGAAACGAAGTATTATAGAAGAAGGCTGGCAGAGAAATTTTCTTACTGCCATTATGAGTTGCAATCAAGGAATGCGAATAGCCATTGCCATTGATACGGACGTGGATATTAATAGCATGGAGGATATTATGTGGGCAGTCACAACTAGAGTAAATCCGAAGACTGATATTATTAGTCCTGTACCCGGTGGTATTGGCCAAACCTTTATGCCTGCTGAACGAATGACTGCCGGGGAAAAAGACTGGACAGCATCCAACACTCGTTTTGAGGGTGGAATGGCTATTGATGCGACGATTCCATTCGGATATGAAGAGGATTTCCATCGTCCGACTTATGCAGTAGATAAAGTTTTAATAAAAAATTTCTTTAGTGATGAACAAATCAAAAAAGGTGAATCCTTTATGAGCGGATGGGTAAAAATTCTTTCTAAAACAGGACAATAG
- a CDS encoding transposase yields MQVNIKNLIDDTQCYDTVRELRWPEGRACPFCESRRVIRRGFDEKESARQRYECKKCGKRFDDLTGTIFSGHHQPLKVWILCLYFMGLNLSNDQIAKELGLNRSDAHQMTSQLRDGVVKKNQK; encoded by the coding sequence ATGCAGGTAAACATAAAGAATTTGATTGATGACACACAATGTTATGACACTGTAAGAGAGTTGCGCTGGCCAGAAGGAAGAGCGTGTCCGTTTTGTGAATCCCGGCGAGTTATCAGAAGAGGTTTCGATGAAAAAGAGTCTGCCAGGCAGCGCTATGAGTGTAAAAAATGCGGAAAACGCTTTGACGACCTTACCGGCACGATCTTTTCCGGGCATCATCAACCCCTTAAAGTCTGGATTTTGTGCCTCTACTTCATGGGATTGAACCTGTCCAATGACCAAATTGCAAAAGAATTGGGGCTTAACCGCAGCGACGCCCATCAAATGACCAGCCAGCTTCGTGACGGGGTTGTCAAAAAAAACCAAAAATAA
- a CDS encoding IS1595 family transposase encodes MAGHKGNPEAVARKGRKGRRNRLKGAPGRGTQEKEKPPVFGMIQRCRDVVIQMLADVRQKTIEPLIKATVLSGTLVYTDEYAIYNRLNDWGYEHESVNHGKGEYARDDDGDGFHEVHVNTMEGFWSLLRSWLRPHRGISQEKLPLYYLGFFEFIHNARKRGKALLHSLIELLIE; translated from the coding sequence GTGGCAGGACATAAAGGCAATCCTGAAGCCGTAGCCCGGAAAGGTAGAAAGGGCCGAAGAAACAGGTTGAAGGGAGCACCTGGCCGGGGCACACAGGAAAAAGAGAAGCCACCGGTTTTCGGGATGATTCAACGATGTAGAGATGTGGTAATCCAAATGCTTGCCGATGTCCGTCAGAAAACCATTGAGCCTCTGATAAAAGCTACTGTATTGTCGGGGACTTTAGTTTATACCGATGAATATGCAATCTATAATCGGCTGAATGATTGGGGATACGAGCACGAGAGTGTGAACCATGGGAAAGGGGAGTATGCAAGGGATGACGATGGGGATGGATTCCATGAAGTCCATGTCAACACGATGGAAGGCTTCTGGTCTCTTTTGCGAAGCTGGCTTCGACCGCATCGGGGTATCTCACAGGAAAAACTCCCTTTATATTATCTTGGTTTTTTTGAATTTATTCATAATGCCAGGAAGCGCGGCAAAGCCTTGCTTCACTCTCTGATTGAACTGCTCATTGAATAA
- a CDS encoding IS3 family transposase has protein sequence MKRKNYSKELKSKVALAAIKGNQTVNEIASEFGIHASLVNRWKKEAIEALPLVFGNSKAKQTKEAEIERDRLYQKVGKLQVELDWLKKNTGHL, from the coding sequence TTGAAACGGAAAAACTATAGTAAAGAATTAAAAAGCAAGGTCGCATTGGCAGCCATAAAAGGAAATCAAACTGTCAATGAGATAGCCTCTGAGTTCGGCATTCATGCCAGTCTTGTAAATCGGTGGAAAAAGGAAGCCATAGAAGCCCTGCCATTGGTTTTTGGCAATAGCAAGGCAAAACAAACCAAAGAAGCCGAAATTGAGCGAGACCGTCTTTATCAAAAGGTTGGTAAACTCCAGGTTGAACTGGATTGGTTAAAAAAAAACACCGGACACCTTTAA
- a CDS encoding IS3 family transposase, which yields MKLIDIEYTEHPFYGTRQMRNVLRRKGYKINRKRVQRLMRKMGIQSIAPKPNTSKAHPQNKVYPYLLRNFDVTRSNQVWSTNITYIPLSGGSIYHHTASQDDADYAQNALI from the coding sequence ATGAAACTCATTGACATTGAATATACTGAACATCCGTTCTATGGTACCCGCCAAATGCGCAATGTTCTGAGACGCAAAGGATATAAGATTAACCGAAAACGGGTTCAGCGATTGATGCGGAAAATGGGAATTCAATCCATTGCACCGAAGCCGAATACCAGTAAGGCTCATCCCCAAAATAAAGTGTATCCATATCTTTTGAGAAATTTTGATGTAACCAGATCAAATCAGGTGTGGTCTACGAATATAACCTATATCCCACTTTCTGGTGGTTCCATTTATCATCACACCGCTTCTCAAGATGATGCCGATTATGCGCAGAATGCGCTTATCTGA
- a CDS encoding reverse transcriptase domain-containing protein, whose protein sequence is MRQLSLFADERSLFEKLCDQGDLLTGFEAVKRNGGAPGVDGVTVAEFESRIDEELTQLSKDLKSWCYKPSPVKRVEIPKPGNTGVRLLGIPCIRDRVVHATMKHLLEPIIDPTFSDNSYGFRPGYSPQKAVEAAQKIVKSGKEYVVDIDLSKFFDRVNHDRLICLLSGHVSDKRILRIIGIILRSGVMINGTTRKWDIGYIRRPHLI, encoded by the coding sequence ATGAGACAACTTAGCCTGTTCGCCGATGAAAGAAGTCTCTTCGAGAAATTGTGTGATCAGGGAGACCTGTTGACCGGTTTCGAGGCAGTGAAAAGGAACGGCGGGGCACCAGGTGTTGATGGTGTAACCGTTGCAGAATTTGAAAGCCGAATAGATGAAGAGCTGACCCAGCTGAGTAAGGACCTTAAAAGCTGGTGTTATAAACCAAGCCCGGTGAAACGGGTGGAAATACCAAAACCAGGTAATACCGGTGTTCGCTTGCTGGGGATTCCCTGTATTCGGGACAGGGTTGTGCATGCCACGATGAAGCACCTTCTGGAACCGATAATTGATCCCACATTTTCTGATAACAGCTATGGTTTTCGTCCCGGCTACAGTCCGCAAAAGGCGGTTGAAGCGGCACAAAAGATAGTTAAAAGTGGAAAAGAATATGTGGTGGATATTGACCTGTCTAAATTTTTTGATCGAGTTAATCATGACCGACTCATTTGTCTGCTTTCGGGCCACGTGTCAGATAAGCGCATTCTGCGCATAATCGGCATCATCTTGAGAAGCGGTGTGATGATAAATGGAACCACCAGAAAGTGGGATATAGGTTATATTCGTAGACCACACCTGATTTGA
- a CDS encoding LysR family transcriptional regulator, whose translation MLNLHQLRCFYEVAKNLNFSRAADNLFISQPAVSAQIKLFEESFNLKVFSRVKGEIHLTEEGEKIFTYASRIFELERQLENKINGIHKFKKISLRIGTTKTYARFLMPIILKPFLDAFPEVTIDLDEGSSLNISNSLINFRNSLTIISKVEENSDLIFRPLMFEKVVLIASPTHPLSKKTGILLKEIENWPIIMKESGSGTYKIVMKSISKNGLNLNIFAKTSNMDFIKEHVKNGQIISFVVKASVKKEIDEGSLIVIPIKNHKFLLDIYIVYLRNYELPQASKIFLEHIDEYIQPWLEDNSIVDPNVKTVFHSI comes from the coding sequence ATGCTTAACTTACATCAACTAAGATGCTTTTATGAAGTTGCTAAAAATCTTAATTTTTCTCGTGCAGCAGATAATTTGTTTATAAGCCAGCCAGCTGTTTCAGCGCAAATAAAACTTTTTGAGGAATCTTTTAATCTAAAGGTTTTCAGCAGAGTCAAAGGAGAGATCCACCTTACTGAAGAGGGAGAAAAAATATTCACATATGCTTCAAGAATATTTGAACTGGAGCGACAATTAGAAAATAAAATTAACGGGATCCATAAATTTAAGAAGATTTCCCTTCGCATAGGCACTACAAAAACATATGCACGATTTCTGATGCCCATTATATTAAAACCATTTTTAGACGCCTTTCCTGAAGTAACAATAGATTTAGATGAAGGAAGTTCATTAAATATAAGCAACAGCTTGATAAATTTTAGAAATTCACTGACCATTATAAGCAAAGTTGAGGAAAATTCCGATCTGATCTTCAGACCACTTATGTTTGAAAAGGTTGTTTTAATAGCATCTCCTACCCATCCTTTATCCAAAAAAACAGGAATTCTTTTAAAAGAAATTGAAAATTGGCCAATCATAATGAAAGAATCCGGTTCGGGTACATATAAAATTGTAATGAAGAGTATTTCCAAAAATGGTTTAAACTTAAATATCTTTGCTAAAACAAGTAACATGGACTTTATAAAGGAACATGTAAAAAATGGACAAATAATCTCATTTGTTGTAAAAGCCTCAGTTAAAAAGGAAATTGACGAGGGTTCATTAATAGTTATTCCCATTAAAAATCACAAATTTTTGTTAGATATTTATATCGTTTACCTGCGAAATTACGAACTTCCACAGGCTTCAAAAATATTTTTAGAGCACATTGATGAATACATTCAGCCATGGCTTGAGGACAATAGTATAGTGGACCCCAATGTCAAGACAGTTTTTCATTCAATTTAA
- a CDS encoding IS1380 family transposase, translated as MTQGVLPFKYEEEKSQTGITALASLPVYLDLAKVIGLSKSIQKHLKIRENSQGWTDPQMVLSLVLLNLAGGDCVEDLKILEADEGFCEILRKSEMQGLKRKVRRALERRWRKEKKRSVPSPSAAFRYLSEFHDTEQEKTRDQTKIKAFIPRPNDHLKGLVQINKDMCAGLNTVNPKKTATLDMDATLIESSKQNARYCYKGFKSYQPLNTWWYEQGVILHTEFRDGNVPAGFEQLRVFKKSLDCLPENVEKIKLRSDTAGYQHDLLKYCETGESERFGRIEFAIGCDVTRSFKIAVAQVPDSEWQPIYKDKNGKRMKTGSEWAEVCFVPNELCHSKNAPEYRYLAKRQLLEEQSPLPGMEDPKLPLPFPTMQMVEKRYKVFGVVTNIGYEEMNGEDLIHWLHERCGKSEEVHAVMKDDLAGGKLPSADFGENAAWWWIMILALNLNVMMKKLALDPSMEATRMKRIRFSIINIPGRIIKRSRNLFLRLSKGHPSYVVLVEARKRIAMLNGVWEPSG; from the coding sequence ATGACACAAGGCGTGCTACCATTCAAGTATGAAGAAGAAAAATCTCAAACCGGCATTACAGCTTTGGCAAGCTTGCCGGTCTATCTTGACCTGGCCAAGGTAATCGGATTATCCAAGTCCATTCAAAAGCATTTAAAGATAAGAGAGAATTCCCAGGGCTGGACCGATCCCCAAATGGTTTTGTCGCTGGTGCTACTCAATCTTGCCGGCGGTGATTGCGTTGAAGATTTAAAAATACTGGAGGCGGATGAGGGCTTTTGCGAAATACTGCGTAAATCTGAAATGCAAGGTCTAAAACGTAAAGTACGCAGAGCCCTGGAACGGAGGTGGCGCAAAGAGAAAAAACGTTCTGTTCCATCACCATCTGCGGCTTTCAGATATCTATCCGAATTCCATGACACTGAACAGGAAAAAACCCGTGACCAGACAAAGATAAAGGCATTCATTCCCAGACCCAATGATCATTTAAAGGGTCTGGTACAAATAAACAAAGATATGTGTGCCGGCCTTAACACGGTGAATCCGAAAAAAACGGCCACATTGGATATGGATGCCACCCTGATTGAATCCAGCAAACAGAATGCCCGTTATTGCTATAAAGGATTCAAATCCTATCAGCCGTTGAATACCTGGTGGTATGAGCAGGGTGTCATCCTGCATACAGAATTTCGTGACGGTAATGTTCCCGCCGGCTTTGAGCAATTAAGGGTTTTCAAAAAATCCTTGGACTGCCTTCCGGAAAATGTGGAAAAAATAAAACTTAGATCAGATACGGCAGGATACCAGCACGACCTTTTAAAATACTGTGAGACAGGCGAAAGTGAGCGTTTCGGCAGAATTGAATTTGCAATAGGGTGCGACGTAACCCGATCATTCAAAATTGCTGTGGCTCAAGTCCCTGATTCTGAGTGGCAACCAATTTATAAAGATAAGAATGGCAAACGGATGAAGACCGGCAGTGAGTGGGCGGAAGTTTGTTTTGTTCCCAATGAGCTGTGCCACAGTAAAAATGCACCTGAATACAGGTATCTTGCCAAACGGCAACTTCTTGAGGAACAATCGCCTTTACCCGGCATGGAAGATCCAAAGCTTCCCCTTCCTTTTCCCACCATGCAAATGGTGGAAAAAAGATATAAGGTCTTTGGCGTTGTGACCAATATAGGCTATGAGGAAATGAACGGAGAAGACCTGATTCATTGGCTTCATGAACGATGCGGCAAAAGTGAAGAGGTTCATGCGGTGATGAAAGACGACTTGGCCGGAGGAAAACTGCCGTCTGCAGATTTTGGAGAGAATGCAGCGTGGTGGTGGATCATGATATTGGCCCTGAATCTAAATGTGATGATGAAAAAATTAGCATTGGATCCGTCCATGGAAGCTACACGGATGAAACGGATCCGGTTCTCGATCATAAATATCCCGGGCAGGATAATCAAACGTTCCCGCAATCTGTTTTTGCGTTTATCCAAAGGCCACCCATCATATGTGGTTCTAGTCGAGGCACGCAAACGGATTGCAATGCTCAACGGTGTTTGGGAGCCTTCAGGATAA
- a CDS encoding Tn3 family transposase produces MIPQSVWKVRKKELLQRAGLEGFESFQELEPELKKALKAQYRTTNKNIDSGKNPYAKVDDKGKLKVSTPKVEKDVSYTVTDLFPKNRFISLFEVLTTVNRLSNFSDCFEHWQIKHNREKPEEKTFFAGVMGYGCNLGIRKIARISRNINQNELENTVNWYFTNENLIQANDRILKLSERLQLLSLFKKESAKTGSTPFFWRFLARNGYCLNILDLPSIF; encoded by the coding sequence TTGATTCCGCAGAGTGTCTGGAAAGTAAGAAAAAAAGAGCTGCTTCAGCGAGCAGGACTTGAGGGCTTTGAAAGTTTCCAGGAACTGGAACCTGAATTGAAAAAAGCGCTTAAAGCCCAGTACCGGACAACCAATAAAAACATCGATTCCGGAAAAAACCCATACGCAAAAGTTGACGACAAGGGAAAGCTGAAGGTTTCAACACCGAAGGTGGAAAAAGATGTGTCATATACGGTAACCGATCTGTTTCCCAAAAACCGGTTTATTTCCCTTTTTGAAGTACTGACGACGGTCAACCGGCTCTCGAACTTTTCGGACTGTTTCGAGCACTGGCAAATCAAGCATAACCGGGAAAAGCCCGAAGAAAAGACCTTCTTTGCAGGCGTTATGGGTTACGGCTGTAATCTCGGTATCCGCAAAATTGCCAGAATTTCCCGCAACATCAATCAGAACGAACTCGAGAATACCGTGAACTGGTATTTCACCAACGAAAATCTGATTCAGGCAAACGATCGAATACTGAAACTAAGTGAGAGACTTCAACTCCTGAGCCTTTTTAAAAAAGAAAGTGCCAAAACCGGGTCAACCCCTTTTTTCTGGAGATTTTTAGCTCGTAATGGTTATTGCCTTAATATACTTGACTTGCCTTCAATTTTTTAA
- the idi gene encoding isopentenyl-diphosphate Delta-isomerase, which yields METVQEFVVLVDEQDRQIGIQAKQDVHSHNTPLHRAFSLFLFNPENRLLLQQRARIKKTWPLVWSNSCCGHPEPGESYEHAVIRRARFELGINVQKLHKISDYRYCFSKNGIVENEICPIFSGYYDGDVQPNQEEVESVKWIDWEAWVDETRRFPHRYSPWCIEETGIMASMDSFWSLGKIKQIGENPHRSRQCQRMLGAFYFL from the coding sequence ATGGAAACCGTTCAGGAATTTGTCGTTCTGGTCGATGAACAGGACCGGCAGATCGGCATCCAGGCCAAACAGGATGTCCATTCCCACAACACCCCCCTGCACAGGGCATTTTCACTGTTTTTGTTCAATCCGGAGAATCGCCTTCTTTTACAACAGCGGGCCCGCATTAAAAAAACCTGGCCTCTGGTGTGGTCCAACTCCTGCTGCGGACATCCCGAACCTGGAGAGTCTTATGAGCATGCAGTAATCAGAAGGGCACGTTTTGAACTTGGGATAAATGTGCAAAAACTGCACAAAATCAGCGACTACCGATATTGTTTTTCAAAAAACGGCATTGTTGAAAATGAAATCTGCCCCATTTTCAGCGGATATTATGACGGCGACGTTCAGCCTAACCAGGAGGAAGTGGAATCCGTAAAATGGATCGACTGGGAAGCATGGGTTGATGAAACAAGGCGCTTTCCCCACCGGTATTCTCCCTGGTGTATTGAAGAAACCGGCATCATGGCTTCAATGGATTCTTTTTGGTCGTTGGGTAAAATTAAACAAATAGGGGAAAATCCCCATAGAAGTCGGCAATGTCAACGAATGTTGGGTGCATTTTACTTTCTTTAG